The DNA segment CACTTCCAGCCGTTCCAATCTCGCCGCCGTCGATGCCGCTCATCATCTCCATCCCTTCGCGGATATGAAGAAGTTGAATGCCGACGGCGCCCGGATCATCCAGCGCGGCGAGGGCGTCTATATCTTCGACAGCAACGGCAAGAAATATCTCGACGGCTTTGCCGGCCTCTGGTGCGTCAATATCGGCTATGGACGAACGGAAATCGCCGATGCCGCCATCCGCCAGATGAACGAGCTGCCCTATTACAACACCTTCTTCGGCACCACGACCACGCCGGCTACGCTTCTGTCCGAGAAGGTCTGCGCCCATGCCGGGCCGCATTTCAATCATGTCTTCTTCACCAATTCCGGCTCCGAAGCCAATGACACCTGGTTCCGCATGGCGCGCGTCTATTGGAGCGCGATGGGCAAGCCGACAAAGAAGACCGTTATCGCCCGCCGCAATGGCTATCACGGTTCCACCGTTGCCGGCGCCAGCATGGGCGGCATGAAATACATGCATGAACAGGGCGACCTGCCGATCCCCGGCGTCGTCCATATCGGCCAGCCCTATTGGTATGCCGAGGGCGGCGATCTCTCTCCAGAGGTGTTCGGCCTCAAGGCCGCTCGCGAGCTGGAAGAAAAGATCGATGAGCTGGGCGAGGACAATGTCGCCGCCTTCATCGCCGAGCCGGTCCAAGGGGCAGGCGGCGTCATCATTCCACCCTCGACCTATTGGCCGGAGATCGCCCGCATCTGCAAGGCGAGGAATATCCTGCTCGTCTGCGACGAGGTAATCTGCGGCTTCGGAAGGCTTGGTTCATGGTTCGGTTATCAGCATTTCGGCGTCGAGCCCGATCTCGCGCCGATCGCCAAGGGCCTGTCTTCCGGCTACCTGCCGATCGGCGGCGTGCTGGTCAGCGATCCCATCGCCGATGTCCTGATCAACCAGGTGGGCGAGTTCAACCACGGCTTCACCTATTCCGGCCATCCGGTCTGCGCCGCCGCTGCGCTGGAAAATCTAAGGATCATCGAGGACGAGGGGTTGGTCGAGCGCGTTCGCGACGACATCGGGCCCTATTTCGCCAAGGCGTGGGGCAGCCTGGCGGATCACGATATGGTCGGCGAAGCTGTCAGCATCGGGCTGATGGGCGCGCTGCAACTTGCCGCCGACAAATCCACGCGCCGTCGCTTCGAGAAGCCGGATGCGGTCGGCTCTGCCGTGCGCAATCATGCTTTGACCAACGGCCTTGTGCTGCGCGCGACAGCCGACCGAATGCTGGCCTCGCCGCCGCTGATCATCAGCCATGAGGAAGTGGATGCAATGGTGCGTATCACGCGGCTGGCGCTCGACGCGGTGTGGGCGGAAATGAAGCCGTAGAGCAATTCCAGGAAAAGTGCGCAGCGCTTTTCCGTCCGGAATGCGTAAAAACAAAGAGATAGAGCGGGAAAGCGATTCCGTGAAATGCTGAACCGCTCTAGTCAGCTCTTATCCGCTGGGGACGGCGGATCCCATTTGCCCGCCTTGTGCAAGGCTAACGTCAGCCCCGCGACGTGAATGCTCTGGATCATTTTGCCCTCCAGGGCCAGTCCGATGGCTTGCCGGATCGGAATGCGGATAAGCCGCGTGCGTTCCGTCGGATCGTCCGCGGGTTTCGTGGCGATTTCGACATTGCGGGCGAGCACGATATGGGAAAGGTTCGAGTGTGTGGCCGGATTGGGTGCAAGGGCGCCGACATACTCCCATTCGGAAGCAGAGAGGCCGGTTTCTTCCCGCAATTCGCGCGCAGCCGCCTCGATCGGGTTGGCATCGCTGGCATCCATTGCACCTCCCGGCACTTCCAATGATACGACGCCTAGAGCATGCCGATACTGTTGGAGCAGGTAGATATTATCCTCCGCATCGAGCGCCACCACCTCGACCCAATCGGGATATTCCAAGACGTAATAGGGCGCAATCTCCACGCCCTCCGCGGTGACACAGGCGTCGGCTCTGACTTTCAGCCATCGGTCGTGAAGCAGATGGGTGGAGCTTTTGACTTGCCACGGCGGAAGATCATCGGGATCGGGCAAGATGCTCGTGCGCGTATCGGTCTGGTCCATAAGCGGCTCCCGCATTGAAAATCAAAAGATGGGCGGTGATCCCCGCAGATCGGGTGATCGGCCCTTATTTCGGATAGATCCAGGAATAGGCGAAAGACGCCAGGTCGCCGGGTTTGCCGTGGATGTACTGCACGTCCGCGAGCTTGATGTCCGGCGTCGCATATTGGGCGCCAAGCGTATCGTGCAGCCAGTTTGCCAAGGGTGCCGGCACGCCGGCATCGTTCTTTCCCGGCCGCCAAACGACGAGGATCGGCTTGTCGGCGCTCCATTGATAGTCCGTCTTCAGATTTCCGAAGAACAGCGACATGGCCGGCACATCAGGCAGTTGCAAATGCAGATTGCCGGCGGGCAGCCAGTTGTCCGTCAGCACCAATCCCGGCTTTTTGCGTTCCGTCGCCACGGCCTGGCTCACAAAGGCGGGGTAGGGCGTGTTGTAGTGGTCATAGGAGCCGAACCACGTCGGGAAAATCACGCGGATCAACAGCAGCGCCGGGATGATCAGCATCATCGCCAGCGGTATATAGAAGAAGCGCTTGCCGAAATCCGACGCCTTGATGCCAGCCACTTCCATTTTCAGGCACAGATAGATCGGCAGCAGGAACAGGAAGGGCAGCAGCCAGCGGTCCCGCAGCGCCGTCATGCCGATGCCGACGATCAGGATCAGCACCAGCACGGCGATGGCAGCAAACAGGATCTCGAAAAAGAGGGTCCATTCGTTCGACCGCCCCAGATTCTTGAAGAGGCTCTTGCCGAAGACCAATGAATAGATGACGAGCGTCGGCGCGCAGATGACGACGACCAATTTCACGAATTCCAGCGGCCCCTTCACCAGCTTGGCAAAGGCGCTTTCCGGCGCATCCTGCTCCATGATCCCCAGGGTCCGTCCCGAGGCAAGGTCGAGATTGTGGATCAGCCAGAGCCCGTGCGGCAGGAAGATCAATAGGGAGATCAGCAGGGTCAGCAGAAATCGCTTATCGAAGAGGCGCGCGCGCCCCTGCGGATGCATCAGGACGGCAATGACTGCGGCGGCGGCAAGCAGGGCGAAATTATATTTCGACAGCATGCCGAGACCGAGCGCGATGCCGGTGAACACATAGGAGCCCAGGCTCGGCGCCTTCAGCGTGCGGATTGCACCATAGAGGAAGAG comes from the Rhizobium sp. NXC24 genome and includes:
- a CDS encoding NUDIX hydrolase, coding for MDQTDTRTSILPDPDDLPPWQVKSSTHLLHDRWLKVRADACVTAEGVEIAPYYVLEYPDWVEVVALDAEDNIYLLQQYRHALGVVSLEVPGGAMDASDANPIEAAARELREETGLSASEWEYVGALAPNPATHSNLSHIVLARNVEIATKPADDPTERTRLIRIPIRQAIGLALEGKMIQSIHVAGLTLALHKAGKWDPPSPADKS
- a CDS encoding glycosyltransferase family 39 protein, which translates into the protein MHRLLVRRPDTIILLLAGYFALEFLVRLAMPHGMRYDESQQALFSQWLTLGYDSQPPLYNWVQALVVSVFGLSLAAISIVKNIVLFLVFFSYYKLAKLVLSDKVFAAIATLSLLTIPQLFWEAQRDLTHTVAQLLTINLFLYGAIRTLKAPSLGSYVFTGIALGLGMLSKYNFALLAAAAVIAVLMHPQGRARLFDKRFLLTLLISLLIFLPHGLWLIHNLDLASGRTLGIMEQDAPESAFAKLVKGPLEFVKLVVVICAPTLVIYSLVFGKSLFKNLGRSNEWTLFFEILFAAIAVLVLILIVGIGMTALRDRWLLPFLFLLPIYLCLKMEVAGIKASDFGKRFFYIPLAMMLIIPALLLIRVIFPTWFGSYDHYNTPYPAFVSQAVATERKKPGLVLTDNWLPAGNLHLQLPDVPAMSLFFGNLKTDYQWSADKPILVVWRPGKNDAGVPAPLANWLHDTLGAQYATPDIKLADVQYIHGKPGDLASFAYSWIYPK
- a CDS encoding aspartate aminotransferase family protein is translated as MSDTSSRSNLAAVDAAHHLHPFADMKKLNADGARIIQRGEGVYIFDSNGKKYLDGFAGLWCVNIGYGRTEIADAAIRQMNELPYYNTFFGTTTTPATLLSEKVCAHAGPHFNHVFFTNSGSEANDTWFRMARVYWSAMGKPTKKTVIARRNGYHGSTVAGASMGGMKYMHEQGDLPIPGVVHIGQPYWYAEGGDLSPEVFGLKAARELEEKIDELGEDNVAAFIAEPVQGAGGVIIPPSTYWPEIARICKARNILLVCDEVICGFGRLGSWFGYQHFGVEPDLAPIAKGLSSGYLPIGGVLVSDPIADVLINQVGEFNHGFTYSGHPVCAAAALENLRIIEDEGLVERVRDDIGPYFAKAWGSLADHDMVGEAVSIGLMGALQLAADKSTRRRFEKPDAVGSAVRNHALTNGLVLRATADRMLASPPLIISHEEVDAMVRITRLALDAVWAEMKP